From Streptomyces sp. NBC_01426, a single genomic window includes:
- a CDS encoding GNAT family N-acetyltransferase, which produces MNRVPDLHGEHLWLRELHAHDHDAFARILTHRVLTRYLGIDQMSAGQAHDTFTQYLAQPHTHPRRKYTLAVCAPDDDTLVGTMGLLVEDYGSNAMLTSLILLPGAPVRGHGHEAGRLLMAYGFGHLGLHRIWAGHRSDHHHMPKVMHAAGLRPEATLRQLFHTQGCWHDVTTYATVAPEWKRQAGTTELAILDGAPRLDRV; this is translated from the coding sequence GTGAACCGTGTCCCCGATCTGCATGGCGAGCACCTGTGGTTGCGGGAGCTGCACGCACACGACCACGACGCGTTCGCGCGGATCCTCACCCACCGCGTCCTCACCCGCTACCTGGGCATCGACCAGATGAGCGCCGGCCAGGCCCACGACACCTTCACCCAGTACCTCGCACAGCCCCACACCCACCCGCGGCGCAAATACACCCTCGCCGTGTGCGCCCCCGACGACGACACCCTCGTCGGCACCATGGGACTCCTCGTCGAGGACTACGGCAGCAACGCCATGCTCACCAGCCTCATCCTGCTGCCCGGCGCCCCCGTACGCGGCCACGGCCATGAAGCCGGCCGCCTGCTGATGGCCTACGGCTTCGGGCACCTCGGCCTGCACCGCATCTGGGCAGGCCACCGCAGCGACCACCACCACATGCCGAAAGTCATGCACGCCGCGGGCCTGCGCCCCGAAGCCACCCTTCGCCAGCTCTTCCACACCCAGGGCTGCTGGCACGACGTCACCACGTACGCCACCGTCGCCCCCGAATGGAAACGCCAGGCCGGCACCACCGAACTCGCCATCCTCGACGGCGCACCCCGCCTCGACCGGGTCTGA